In Spirochaetota bacterium, a single genomic region encodes these proteins:
- a CDS encoding CoA activase, protein MNKNAQYLGVDIGSVSIAIALVDERGEAAKSAYRFHYGKIAATLESMLAEFDAYDARGIACTASSPGIITGAHRYDGRIAVITAARRMHGKPGSILMVGGERFGLIRFDEDGSYRRYRANSSCAAGTGSFLDQQARRLGLPGIEELSAIACASTGDIPRIASRCAVFAKTDLIHAQQEGYTLAQICDGLCHGLAKNIVDTLCGGEELRGPVIFAGGVARNAAVVKHLERLMGTPLVAGERAHLYGAIGAALCLAGDESAQPLAPEKPLARLVAEEREEKRYYYAPLELTLSDYPEFPGIERYNYDPAVPGFEIPVEVDIYEKPARGAACRAFLGIDIGSTSTKAALLDGDGRVLAGFYTRTAGRPLAATQAILEAIEDAGRRAHIPFDIAGAGTTGSGRKFIGKIMGADLVLDEITAHARAAATLDPEIDTIIEIGGQDAKFTTLRNGTVTFSIMNSVCAAGTGSFVEEQAQKLSCPLDEYAERAGGARAPIASDRCTVFMERDINHLLNKGYEVPEILATVLHSVRDNYLSKVAIEANIGERVCFQGATAKNRALVAAFEQKLGKPIFVSRFCHITGALGVALSLAEDAPAASSFRGLSLHGKRIPLGAEVCDLCTNHCKIKTAHVDGETVAYGFLCGRDYDTKKFVNKNASGFDLLRARRRAAAFPPTQKNRGWVTLGIPAALHMFDELPLWRKFFDLLGVRTVTSEDCADPVKRGKERAGAEFCAPMSAMYGHASWLSEHADYVFMPVYLEGRNRSKERARQYCYYTQYSPAIMSVMHGAGLRSRTIMPLVNHAYSHFHTAGELVKALRPVLGEDLGFVEVYNAYEDAIRFQETVQSSLRAVYARERESTLGGVSVVLLGRPYTVLAPSMNKGIPDIFATLGIKTFYQDMVEYSPADTARVKDLLAAFHWNFASKIIETAEAIATRPGVYPVLVTSFKCSPDSYVVEYFKRIMDHHGKPYLVLQLDEHDSSVGYETRIESAVRAFRNHHSGNARRGAAGLRMSNPKVEKKIAGKTLLFPNWDPITGRFLVANLRSAGIDARLLEENDTLIQKSLRHNTGQCIPMNAIAQEFMDYVRAHELDPANTLLWMLESGVACNIRMYPYYIKSIFEAEGGGMEKAGVYVGDVTFLEFPPQMMINAYFAYLFGGLIRKAGCTLRPYEEVRGATDAAIARATEILEAHFLGKSPRETAVRDAVAEFENVAVKPGRRPKVAIFGDLYARDNDVMNQNLVRAIEAAGGEALTTPYSDYAKVVAGSYFKRWLSEGKYKDVFTSRAMLGIVGMMEKKYYRYFEKVLKEPMPSYDIPAERILARFGLKLHNNGETHDNILKIFALLEHYPDIALFVQTSPAFCCPSLVSEAMSAEIERATGVPVISVTYDGTGSLRNDVIVPYLAYPRKGRDLEEKKIANM, encoded by the coding sequence ATGAATAAAAATGCCCAATACCTGGGGGTGGATATCGGATCGGTGTCCATCGCGATCGCGCTGGTGGACGAACGGGGAGAGGCGGCGAAAAGCGCCTACCGGTTCCACTACGGGAAGATCGCGGCGACCCTCGAATCGATGCTTGCGGAGTTCGACGCGTACGACGCGCGGGGAATCGCCTGCACGGCGTCATCCCCCGGCATCATCACGGGGGCGCACCGCTACGACGGAAGGATCGCCGTGATCACCGCGGCGCGGCGCATGCACGGGAAGCCCGGCTCCATTCTCATGGTGGGCGGGGAGCGGTTCGGCCTCATCCGGTTCGACGAGGACGGGTCCTACCGCCGGTACCGCGCGAATTCGAGCTGCGCCGCGGGCACGGGGAGCTTCCTTGACCAGCAGGCGCGCAGGCTGGGCCTCCCGGGGATCGAGGAGCTTTCGGCGATCGCGTGCGCGAGCACGGGCGACATACCCAGGATCGCCTCGCGCTGCGCCGTCTTCGCGAAAACGGACCTTATACACGCCCAGCAGGAAGGCTATACGCTGGCGCAGATATGCGACGGCCTGTGCCACGGCCTCGCAAAGAATATCGTCGACACCCTGTGCGGCGGCGAAGAGCTGCGCGGTCCGGTGATATTCGCAGGGGGCGTTGCGCGCAATGCGGCGGTGGTGAAACACCTGGAACGGCTCATGGGAACGCCCCTGGTCGCCGGCGAGCGCGCGCACCTGTACGGCGCCATCGGCGCGGCGCTGTGCCTGGCCGGGGATGAATCGGCGCAGCCCCTTGCTCCGGAAAAGCCCCTCGCGCGGCTGGTCGCGGAGGAACGGGAAGAGAAGCGGTATTACTACGCGCCCCTGGAGCTCACGCTCTCCGACTACCCGGAATTTCCCGGCATAGAGCGCTATAACTACGACCCGGCCGTTCCGGGATTCGAAATCCCGGTGGAAGTCGACATTTACGAAAAGCCCGCGAGGGGAGCGGCCTGCCGCGCGTTCCTGGGGATCGACATCGGCTCGACGAGCACGAAGGCCGCGCTGCTGGACGGCGACGGTCGCGTGCTCGCGGGATTCTATACGCGCACCGCGGGAAGGCCGCTCGCGGCCACGCAGGCGATACTCGAGGCGATCGAAGACGCCGGGCGCCGCGCGCACATCCCGTTCGACATCGCCGGGGCCGGGACCACCGGCTCGGGAAGAAAATTCATCGGGAAGATCATGGGCGCCGACCTGGTGCTGGACGAGATCACCGCGCACGCGCGCGCGGCCGCGACGCTCGATCCGGAGATCGACACGATTATCGAAATAGGCGGCCAGGATGCGAAGTTCACCACGCTGCGCAACGGGACGGTGACCTTTTCCATCATGAACTCCGTGTGCGCCGCGGGGACGGGGAGCTTTGTCGAGGAGCAGGCGCAGAAACTGAGCTGCCCGCTGGACGAGTACGCGGAGCGGGCGGGGGGGGCGCGCGCGCCCATCGCGAGCGACCGGTGCACCGTCTTCATGGAGCGCGACATCAACCATTTGCTGAACAAGGGATACGAGGTCCCCGAGATACTCGCCACGGTGCTGCATTCCGTGCGCGACAACTACCTGTCCAAGGTCGCCATCGAGGCGAACATAGGCGAGCGGGTGTGCTTCCAGGGCGCGACCGCGAAGAACCGCGCGCTCGTCGCCGCGTTCGAGCAGAAGCTGGGGAAGCCCATCTTCGTGTCCCGGTTCTGCCACATCACGGGGGCGCTGGGCGTCGCGCTCTCCCTTGCCGAGGACGCGCCCGCCGCGAGCTCGTTCAGGGGCCTTTCGCTGCACGGCAAGCGCATCCCGCTGGGCGCGGAGGTGTGCGATCTCTGCACGAATCATTGCAAGATCAAGACCGCCCATGTAGACGGAGAGACGGTCGCGTACGGATTCCTGTGCGGCCGCGATTACGACACGAAAAAGTTCGTCAACAAGAATGCCTCCGGCTTCGACCTCCTGCGTGCGCGCCGCAGGGCGGCCGCGTTCCCGCCCACGCAGAAAAACCGGGGCTGGGTCACGCTGGGAATTCCCGCGGCGCTGCACATGTTCGACGAGCTTCCGTTGTGGAGAAAATTTTTCGACCTGCTGGGGGTGCGCACCGTCACGAGCGAGGACTGCGCCGACCCGGTGAAGCGCGGCAAGGAGCGCGCCGGCGCGGAGTTCTGCGCGCCCATGTCGGCGATGTACGGGCACGCCTCCTGGCTTTCCGAGCATGCCGATTACGTGTTCATGCCGGTGTACCTCGAGGGCAGGAACCGGTCGAAGGAGCGCGCCCGGCAGTACTGCTATTACACGCAGTATTCGCCCGCGATCATGTCGGTGATGCATGGCGCGGGCCTGCGTTCCCGTACGATCATGCCGCTCGTCAACCACGCCTACTCGCATTTCCACACCGCCGGCGAGCTCGTGAAGGCACTGCGCCCGGTGCTGGGCGAAGACCTGGGCTTCGTGGAGGTGTACAACGCGTACGAGGATGCCATTCGCTTCCAGGAAACCGTGCAGTCCTCCCTGCGCGCCGTGTACGCGCGGGAGCGCGAATCGACGTTAGGCGGGGTGAGTGTCGTCCTGCTGGGCCGCCCCTACACGGTGCTCGCCCCCTCCATGAACAAGGGCATCCCCGACATTTTCGCGACGCTGGGGATCAAGACGTTTTACCAGGACATGGTCGAATATTCGCCCGCCGATACGGCCCGTGTGAAGGACCTGCTGGCGGCCTTCCACTGGAACTTCGCGTCGAAGATAATCGAGACCGCCGAGGCGATCGCGACACGCCCCGGGGTGTACCCGGTGCTGGTGACCTCGTTCAAGTGTTCGCCCGACTCCTACGTGGTGGAATACTTCAAACGCATCATGGACCATCACGGCAAGCCCTACCTGGTGCTGCAGCTTGACGAGCACGACTCGAGCGTGGGATACGAGACCCGCATAGAGTCCGCGGTGCGCGCATTCCGCAACCACCATTCAGGGAACGCGCGCCGGGGCGCCGCGGGCCTCCGGATGTCGAATCCGAAGGTCGAGAAGAAGATCGCCGGCAAAACCCTGCTGTTTCCCAACTGGGACCCGATCACCGGGCGCTTCCTGGTCGCGAATCTCCGCAGCGCGGGGATCGACGCGCGCCTGCTCGAGGAGAACGATACGCTCATCCAGAAGAGCCTGCGCCACAACACGGGGCAGTGCATCCCCATGAACGCGATCGCGCAGGAATTTATGGATTACGTGCGCGCGCACGAGCTGGATCCCGCGAATACCCTGCTGTGGATGCTCGAGAGCGGGGTCGCCTGCAACATCCGCATGTACCCGTATTATATCAAGAGCATCTTCGAGGCCGAGGGCGGCGGGATGGAGAAGGCGGGCGTCTACGTGGGCGACGTGACCTTTCTGGAGTTTCCCCCGCAGATGATGATCAACGCCTACTTCGCCTACCTTTTCGGGGGGCTGATACGCAAGGCCGGGTGTACACTGCGCCCCTATGAAGAGGTACGCGGCGCGACGGACGCGGCGATTGCGCGCGCCACCGAAATCCTGGAGGCGCATTTCCTGGGGAAGAGCCCGCGCGAGACGGCGGTGCGCGACGCGGTCGCCGAGTTCGAGAATGTCGCGGTCAAGCCGGGACGGCGTCCCAAGGTCGCGATATTCGGCGACCTCTACGCGCGCGACAACGACGTGATGAACCAGAATTTAGTGAGGGCGATAGAGGCGGCGGGGGGCGAGGCGCTCACCACCCCCTACAGCGATTACGCGAAGGTGGTCGCGGGCTCCTACTTTAAGCGCTGGCTGTCCGAAGGAAAATACAAGGATGTATTCACCAGCAGGGCCATGCTGGGGATAGTCGGGATGATGGAGAAGAAGTATTACCGATATTTCGAGAAGGTATTAAAAGAGCCCATGCCGTCATACGACATCCCGGCGGAAAGGATCCTGGCGCGCTTCGGCCTGAAGCTGCATAACAACGGGGAGACCCACGACAACATACTCAAGATATTCGCGCTCCTGGAACACTACCCGGACATTGCGCTCTTCGTGCAAACGAGCCCGGCCTTCTGCTGCCCCTCGCTTGTCTCCGAGGCCATGTCGGCGGAGATCGAGCGCGCCACCGGGGTGCCGGTGATATCGGTCACCTACGACGGCACCGGAAGCCTCAGGAATGACGTGATCGTTCCCTACCTCGCCTATCCGCGCAAGGGGCGGGACCTTGAGGAGAAGAAGATCGCGAATATGTAG
- a CDS encoding 1-acyl-sn-glycerol-3-phosphate acyltransferase, whose translation MDRAISILVFINIIATSFFFYIGALIIWACTRPFDRRLRFLHLYTCFWGAFYTYIMPAWPAKIEGRKKIRRGATYVIVSNHQSQLDILVLFRLYKHFKWVSKAEIFRLPLIGWNMVLNNYIKLRRGEKESIAQMMADSEKQLAQGSSIFIFPEGSRSPDGNLKQFKMGAFILAKKMRVPIMPVVVEGTRHALPKYSVNFHGTHPIKVRVLDEIPYEQFADKTVEETAALVRDYINGELVKLQKEMYG comes from the coding sequence ATGGACCGCGCGATATCTATACTCGTCTTTATCAATATAATTGCCACCTCGTTCTTCTTTTACATCGGCGCCCTGATCATCTGGGCCTGCACGCGCCCCTTCGACAGGCGCCTTCGGTTCCTCCATCTGTACACCTGCTTCTGGGGCGCGTTTTACACCTATATCATGCCCGCGTGGCCGGCGAAGATCGAGGGCAGGAAGAAGATCAGGCGCGGCGCCACCTACGTGATCGTGTCGAACCACCAGTCGCAGCTCGATATCCTGGTGCTCTTCCGGCTCTATAAACATTTCAAGTGGGTGTCCAAGGCCGAGATATTCCGCTTACCGCTCATCGGGTGGAACATGGTGCTGAACAACTACATCAAGCTCCGCAGGGGCGAGAAGGAAAGCATCGCGCAGATGATGGCCGACTCCGAGAAGCAGCTCGCACAGGGCAGCTCCATATTTATTTTCCCCGAGGGCTCCCGCTCCCCGGACGGGAACTTGAAGCAGTTCAAGATGGGGGCGTTCATACTCGCTAAAAAGATGAGGGTGCCGATAATGCCGGTCGTAGTGGAAGGCACGCGCCACGCCCTTCCCAAGTACAGCGTCAACTTCCACGGAACGCACCCCATAAAGGTACGCGTGCTCGACGAGATTCCCTACGAACAATTCGCCGATAAAACCGTCGAGGAGACGGCCGCCCTGGTGCGGGACTATATCAACGGCGAGCTGGTGAAGCTGCAGAAGGAAATGTACGGCTGA
- a CDS encoding AbrB/MazE/SpoVT family DNA-binding domain-containing protein, producing MQVYGVGKVSPKGQIVIPADLRAELGINTGDQLVIAKSKSGEGIVLLKVQVLNRLLSGTRYNID from the coding sequence ATGCAGGTATACGGGGTCGGGAAGGTGAGCCCGAAGGGACAGATCGTCATCCCGGCCGATCTGCGCGCGGAATTGGGCATAAACACCGGGGACCAGCTCGTGATCGCAAAATCGAAAAGCGGGGAGGGCATCGTTTTGCTGAAGGTGCAGGTTTTAAACCGGTTGCTGAGCGGGACGAGGTACAATATCGACTAG
- a CDS encoding acyl-CoA thioesterase yields MNDETSHKRPLEVFLPFKVQTYDIDFAGIVSNITYVRWLEDLRLQLLETYYPLDTLIRDGNVPIIQTTQIEYRRPIRMFDKVTGHIWMSEFDSPRWTARMEITVNDKTAATASQSGVFISMLTMKPSAAPESLQKRFDDAMREN; encoded by the coding sequence ATGAATGATGAAACTTCGCATAAAAGACCGCTGGAAGTTTTTTTGCCGTTCAAAGTACAGACATATGATATCGATTTTGCGGGAATCGTCAGTAATATCACGTATGTTCGATGGCTCGAAGACCTGCGCCTCCAATTGCTTGAAACGTACTACCCCCTCGACACGCTGATTAGAGATGGCAATGTCCCCATTATTCAGACGACGCAGATAGAATATCGAAGGCCGATACGGATGTTCGATAAAGTGACCGGGCACATTTGGATGAGTGAATTTGATTCGCCCCGGTGGACGGCGCGCATGGAAATCACGGTTAACGATAAAACCGCGGCCACCGCGAGCCAGAGCGGGGTATTTATCAGCATGCTGACCATGAAACCGTCCGCGGCACCGGAATCATTGCAGAAGCGCTTTGATGACGCCATGCGCGAAAATTGA
- a CDS encoding DUF2892 domain-containing protein, producing MKKNMGTIDRIIRTAVAILIAVLYFTGQITGTAAIILGVIAVLFLVTSLLSRCPGYLPFGISTRKAE from the coding sequence ATGAAAAAAAACATGGGGACCATAGACAGGATTATCAGGACCGCGGTGGCGATTCTCATCGCGGTGCTTTATTTTACCGGGCAGATCACGGGCACCGCCGCCATTATCCTGGGTGTCATCGCCGTACTTTTCCTGGTGACGAGTCTCCTTTCGCGGTGCCCGGGGTACCTGCCATTCGGAATTTCGACCAGGAAAGCGGAATAA
- a CDS encoding acyltransferase → MEPSPHPSATAQARRYDLDWLRVLAVLLLVPFHSALVFNLDPNAIVYMKDVVQSEFLVHAAGFIHRWHMPLLFFIAGAATWLALGVRTGDRYLRERVARLLVPFAFGLVALIPPMTYVHFLDRADTPGFWRHFAGFWTLDPHDLSGLGGTLTVGHLWFILFLFIFSVGALPLFARLRGVRRQVLVDRLAGWCAKPGMILILPGLLLAIAAAIPLLGDKNPFFYFSVFILGGVFMTDGRFRQAVDRQLKAAVALGIALVALNYLFPLQYQEEWSWQWMALGTLYILSRWVWVLVFIGAGRRLLVRTNKVLDYAAEAAYPFYILHLPVVTMVTYFVIRFETVIAVKYAVIVLVAIGLTLAVYEVFVKRIRLMRFLFGMKPQLPI, encoded by the coding sequence ATGGAACCATCACCTCATCCATCCGCAACGGCACAGGCACGCCGTTATGACCTCGATTGGCTCAGGGTCCTGGCCGTCCTTCTGCTGGTGCCGTTTCATTCGGCCCTGGTATTCAACCTCGACCCGAACGCCATTGTATACATGAAAGATGTCGTGCAGAGCGAATTCCTGGTCCACGCGGCAGGCTTCATCCATAGATGGCATATGCCGCTGTTGTTTTTCATAGCCGGCGCGGCGACATGGCTCGCCCTGGGCGTTCGCACCGGCGACCGATACTTGAGGGAACGCGTTGCACGCCTGCTGGTGCCATTCGCATTCGGCCTTGTCGCGTTGATTCCGCCCATGACCTACGTACACTTCCTCGATCGCGCCGATACGCCGGGTTTCTGGCGGCACTTTGCAGGCTTCTGGACGCTCGATCCCCATGATTTGAGCGGTCTGGGAGGTACACTTACCGTGGGCCATCTCTGGTTCATCCTTTTCCTGTTCATCTTTTCGGTCGGCGCGCTGCCCCTGTTCGCGCGCCTGCGCGGCGTTCGCCGACAGGTACTCGTTGACCGGCTGGCGGGCTGGTGCGCAAAACCGGGGATGATTCTGATCCTTCCCGGATTGCTGCTCGCCATCGCGGCCGCGATACCGTTGCTGGGCGACAAGAATCCTTTTTTCTATTTCAGCGTTTTCATCCTGGGCGGCGTCTTCATGACCGACGGGCGTTTCCGGCAGGCGGTCGATCGACAGCTGAAGGCGGCCGTTGCACTGGGGATCGCCTTGGTGGCGCTCAACTACCTTTTTCCGCTGCAGTACCAGGAGGAATGGTCATGGCAGTGGATGGCGCTGGGGACCCTGTACATCCTCAGCCGCTGGGTGTGGGTTCTCGTCTTTATCGGCGCGGGCCGCCGCCTCCTGGTCCGTACAAACAAGGTCCTGGATTACGCCGCCGAGGCCGCGTATCCCTTCTACATTCTGCATCTGCCGGTGGTTACTATGGTCACGTATTTTGTAATCCGGTTCGAAACGGTCATTGCGGTCAAATACGCGGTAATCGTGCTTGTCGCGATCGGCCTGACGCTGGCCGTCTACGAGGTCTTTGTCAAGCGGATACGCCTCATGCGATTCCTGTTCGGGATGAAACCCCAGCTGCCGATATGA
- a CDS encoding ferritin-like domain-containing protein, translated as MMDNLESLVRGSFRKEMLASGLYAVLAMQYAKKNPKLGARLREAAEQEHMHGRLFKHYYFNRFNKQAGNESFWKAVGRFIAGMMTVMPLKKKLNSLSGKESDAVRMIEAALAAGLEPSYQKILRRILPDEKSHAAIYKEEYSS; from the coding sequence ATGATGGATAATCTGGAGTCGCTGGTAAGAGGTTCATTCCGGAAAGAAATGCTCGCGTCAGGACTTTATGCCGTGCTTGCGATGCAGTATGCGAAAAAAAACCCAAAACTCGGGGCCAGGTTGAGAGAGGCAGCGGAACAGGAGCATATGCATGGCAGGTTATTCAAGCACTATTATTTCAACAGGTTCAACAAGCAGGCGGGAAATGAAAGTTTCTGGAAGGCGGTGGGCAGGTTCATCGCCGGTATGATGACGGTGATGCCTCTCAAAAAGAAGCTGAACTCATTGAGCGGTAAAGAGTCGGACGCCGTCAGGATGATTGAAGCGGCTCTCGCGGCCGGCCTCGAGCCTTCGTATCAGAAAATTCTCAGGCGCATACTTCCCGATGAAAAATCTCATGCCGCTATATATAAAGAAGAATATTCTTCCTAA
- a CDS encoding RNA polymerase sigma factor — protein MRKEIIQSVQADKSDIGLIRESVAGDRVSLEALINRHQDWIYNITFKMVMDHDEAADITQEILIKILTSLATYDENRGSFRTWVYRITANHVATMKKSRLERRFTDLDEYVSLIESIPDNRDSSHPDSRMILEDLRIGCMAGMLICLNRIERLVFILGGIFRVTDVVGSEVVGVSRGNFRKLLSRARRKVYSHMNGLCGHVNPNSPCRCSNKMKSFLDSGRIDPGALRYNKPSAMKLRDALELKLDEFRESYYDPFFDIYRNDPFYGPPDITGWLRNTLEHARFRDIFGIH, from the coding sequence ATGCGTAAAGAGATAATTCAGAGCGTTCAAGCTGATAAGTCCGATATCGGATTGATACGTGAATCGGTTGCGGGTGACAGAGTCTCGCTGGAGGCTTTGATTAACAGGCACCAGGATTGGATCTATAATATTACCTTTAAGATGGTAATGGATCATGATGAAGCGGCTGATATTACACAGGAGATTTTAATAAAGATACTGACAAGCCTGGCGACGTATGACGAGAACAGGGGGTCTTTCAGGACATGGGTGTACAGGATTACGGCAAACCATGTTGCAACGATGAAAAAGAGCCGGCTGGAACGAAGGTTTACCGACCTGGACGAGTATGTTTCGCTGATAGAATCTATACCGGATAACCGTGACTCGTCTCATCCGGATTCCAGGATGATACTGGAGGACCTGCGTATTGGCTGCATGGCGGGGATGCTGATCTGCCTGAACCGCATCGAGCGACTCGTCTTTATCCTCGGCGGAATCTTCAGGGTGACCGATGTTGTGGGAAGCGAAGTCGTTGGTGTTTCGCGCGGTAATTTCAGAAAGCTCCTGTCCCGGGCCAGGAGAAAGGTATATTCCCACATGAATGGTCTCTGCGGCCATGTGAATCCGAACAGCCCATGCAGGTGTTCGAATAAGATGAAGTCTTTCCTTGATTCAGGCAGGATCGATCCCGGGGCCTTGAGGTATAACAAGCCATCAGCGATGAAGCTACGGGATGCGCTGGAACTGAAACTGGATGAATTCAGGGAGAGCTATTACGATCCGTTTTTCGATATCTACCGGAATGATCCTTTTTACGGCCCACCCGATATAACCGGTTGGCTGAGGAACACCCTGGAACACGCGCGCTTCAGGGATATATTCGGCATTCATTAA
- a CDS encoding DUF4332 domain-containing protein encodes MPYYIDAEKTNLDDLQKRIEETDLIPSRSSLTVNIEDNFEKLKAQGFLTLWDLRKELKYSKNIPSLSKKTGVDYDYLVLLRREIEGYFPKPLPLCAFDGFQKGEIEKLEKCGLKNSVLLHEALDSAKKRSEISARTGIAGTRIDIFYSLIDLTRIQWISPIAAGMLVAAGYDTIKRVSQADADELYNALDRVNKERNFFKGKIGLRDVKRIVKAASYVK; translated from the coding sequence ATGCCATATTATATCGATGCCGAAAAAACGAATCTCGATGATTTACAAAAACGAATCGAGGAAACGGATTTAATCCCGAGCCGCAGCTCACTAACCGTCAATATCGAGGATAATTTCGAAAAATTGAAAGCACAGGGCTTTCTGACTCTTTGGGATTTACGGAAGGAATTAAAATATTCAAAAAATATCCCTTCGCTTTCGAAGAAAACCGGGGTTGATTACGATTACCTGGTACTACTTAGACGTGAAATCGAAGGCTATTTCCCCAAGCCCCTCCCGCTATGCGCCTTTGATGGGTTCCAGAAGGGTGAAATTGAAAAATTAGAAAAATGCGGTTTGAAGAATTCCGTTTTATTGCATGAAGCGCTGGATTCCGCGAAAAAGAGATCGGAAATCAGTGCCAGGACAGGAATAGCCGGCACGCGTATCGATATTTTTTATTCATTAATCGATCTCACAAGAATTCAATGGATAAGTCCGATTGCCGCGGGGATGCTGGTCGCCGCCGGATATGATACGATAAAAAGGGTCTCCCAGGCGGACGCCGATGAACTATATAATGCGCTCGACCGGGTGAATAAAGAAAGAAATTTTTTCAAGGGAAAAATAGGGCTTCGTGATGTGAAACGAATCGTGAAAGCGGCATCCTATGTGAAATAA